One genomic window of Acidimicrobiales bacterium includes the following:
- a CDS encoding MFS transporter, with amino-acid sequence MSHTAYRAKHLRKRGIQAVLRDPTSARLLGAQTISEIGDFVGLAALLLLAYHKSGSLVATAGIFAARSLPSLLVGTVFSGWLDVPPRRTALVWLTLAGAAVTTAVVVFPTTAAALVAAALLGAIRTAASSVTGGAAVDGLDDEVRASYFALSSSVNQASQVIGFVAGATVTLLISARAALGFDVVTYLFAVVVLWTLPAIASRPRRRRPPPFHGVKIIASTPILALVTPVVWATVFATAVPETFAASLSHGSQLPVLMAAFPLGTSVMAGFLARREFLDRVLNQLMLALLFAVGFAGGAVVLGVGVSRWLLVPANFVAGLGSTWTVGARTTFALNTPPEHMAQVEAAAISSNVLLEGLGVLALAAIGQQVGPVGSYAFAAALVSLAVAVALGVVRARFRVESSVQRSHRRTPKKREAPEVELAD; translated from the coding sequence TTGAGCCACACCGCCTACCGCGCCAAGCACCTCCGCAAGCGGGGGATACAGGCAGTTCTTCGCGACCCAACCTCGGCCCGGCTGCTCGGCGCACAGACGATCTCCGAGATCGGTGACTTCGTCGGGCTCGCCGCCCTGCTGCTTCTCGCGTACCACAAGAGCGGATCGCTGGTCGCGACTGCCGGAATCTTCGCGGCGCGCAGCCTCCCGTCGCTTTTGGTCGGCACGGTTTTCTCCGGCTGGCTCGACGTTCCCCCGCGACGCACCGCGCTGGTTTGGTTGACGCTGGCCGGCGCCGCAGTCACGACGGCCGTCGTTGTCTTTCCCACGACTGCCGCAGCGCTGGTCGCGGCGGCGTTGCTCGGCGCGATTCGCACGGCAGCCTCGTCGGTCACAGGAGGAGCGGCTGTAGACGGGCTCGACGACGAGGTGCGGGCCAGTTACTTCGCGCTTTCCAGCTCGGTGAACCAGGCCTCCCAGGTGATCGGCTTCGTCGCGGGAGCCACGGTGACGTTGCTGATATCGGCGCGAGCCGCTCTCGGGTTCGACGTCGTCACCTACTTGTTCGCAGTCGTCGTGTTGTGGACCTTGCCGGCGATCGCGTCGCGGCCTCGGAGGCGGCGCCCGCCCCCGTTCCACGGCGTGAAGATCATCGCGTCGACACCGATCCTCGCCTTGGTGACGCCGGTGGTTTGGGCAACGGTATTCGCCACCGCGGTTCCCGAGACATTCGCGGCGAGCCTCAGCCACGGCTCGCAGTTGCCGGTGCTCATGGCGGCCTTCCCGTTGGGGACGTCTGTCATGGCCGGTTTCCTCGCGCGCCGCGAGTTCCTCGACCGCGTCCTGAACCAACTGATGCTCGCGCTCTTGTTCGCAGTCGGCTTCGCCGGCGGTGCGGTCGTGCTGGGTGTGGGAGTGAGCAGGTGGCTGCTCGTCCCCGCCAACTTCGTGGCCGGGCTCGGCAGTACATGGACCGTCGGGGCAAGGACCACGTTCGCGCTCAACACGCCGCCCGAGCACATGGCGCAGGTCGAGGCCGCGGCCATCTCCTCGAACGTCTTGCTCGAGGGTCTGGGAGTCCTCGCGCTGGCCGCGATCGGTCAGCAGGTCGGACCGGTCGGTTCGTACGCGTTCGCCGCAGCGCTCGTGTCGCTTGCGGTTGCTGTTGCGCTCGGTGTCGTCCGCGCACGGTTCCGTGTCGAGTCCAGTGTGCAGCGCAGCCATCGCCGGACGCCGAAGAAGCGCGAGGCCCCCGAGGTCGAGCTGGCTGACTAA
- a CDS encoding DUF6065 family protein, whose product MTDAIDLGALEQHALEQNGSQANTIELAAPEIEFFHYLREAPMPRPIMDMVPGFLPHRAHQYCPPVSQASSYGWAIFPPLDFALRWDGKETHLAFLVDNEPEHWHSLSGAREVWIPEEYRDYGDLTEQRRAQLGEITGPGGILLANCDPKAQENVELMFGVIARTSPGWASLVRSTPNLPTQGYQVLEGLLETSWYQSWVPVIIRLTDRDRVVRFYRDLPAATLSLVPEIAYAPSTIRKAKVIAGGIAAMPDDVWADHVDIKGARHRHAAPGNYKTRQARNRKGQAESQVDVSDITVTAGVIDSDD is encoded by the coding sequence ATGACGGACGCCATCGATCTGGGTGCTCTTGAACAACATGCACTCGAGCAAAACGGGAGCCAGGCGAACACCATCGAGCTCGCCGCGCCGGAGATCGAGTTCTTCCACTATCTGCGCGAAGCGCCGATGCCTCGACCGATCATGGACATGGTCCCAGGGTTCCTGCCCCACCGTGCCCACCAGTACTGCCCGCCCGTCAGCCAAGCCTCCAGTTACGGATGGGCGATCTTCCCGCCTCTCGACTTCGCGCTCCGGTGGGACGGCAAGGAGACGCACCTTGCGTTTCTTGTGGACAACGAACCCGAGCACTGGCACTCGCTGTCAGGCGCGCGGGAGGTGTGGATCCCGGAGGAGTATCGCGACTACGGCGACCTGACCGAGCAACGACGGGCGCAACTCGGCGAGATCACCGGCCCTGGAGGCATCCTTCTCGCGAACTGCGATCCCAAGGCGCAGGAGAACGTCGAGCTGATGTTCGGGGTCATCGCCCGTACCAGCCCGGGATGGGCTTCACTCGTGCGGAGCACGCCGAACCTTCCCACCCAGGGGTACCAGGTGCTCGAAGGGCTCCTCGAAACCTCGTGGTACCAGTCGTGGGTGCCGGTCATCATCCGCCTAACCGACCGCGACAGGGTGGTGCGCTTCTACCGCGACCTGCCGGCGGCAACTCTGAGCCTGGTCCCCGAAATTGCTTACGCCCCGAGCACCATTCGAAAGGCGAAGGTGATCGCCGGGGGCATAGCTGCGATGCCCGACGATGTGTGGGCCGACCACGTCGACATAAAGGGAGCGCGCCACCGCCACGCCGCGCCGGGGAACTACAAGACCCGGCAGGCCCGCAACCGCAAGGGCCAAGCCGAGTCACAAGTCGACGTATCCGACATAACAGTGACAGCCGGCGTCATCGACAGCGACGACTAA